A region of the Cyanobium usitatum str. Tous genome:
CGGTGGCCGCCTGGGCCAGCTGCTCGAAGCGCTCCTGCACCGCCTGCACCGCTTGCGGCGGAATCGCCTTCCAGTGCTCGCGATCGATCCAGCGGATCAGCAGGGTGCCCTCCTCGGTGGCGGGATCCCAGACCAGCTGGCGATCGAGAAAGCCCTCCTGCTGGGCCAGCCAGGGTTCCCAGCTGCCCCGTTCCGCCTCAAGCCAGGCCTGGCGGCCCTCGGCCGGCACCTTTAGGCGCAGGTGTTCCACCACCACCACGTCGTAGGAGCCATCGGGCTCTGCAAAGGCCGCGTGCACCGCGCCGGCTTGGCTGGAGAGCAGCACCAGGGTCATCCCCAGAAGCAATATCGATCTCACAAACTTAGAAAAGCTGGAGTGCCAGAGGCGGCTCACGGCTTTTGCAGCAGCACCACGGCGTGGCAAGAGATGCCCTCTTCGCGGCCTTCAGGCCCCAGCTGTTCGTTGGTGGTGGCTTTGACACCCACCTGATCGGCTGCCAGGCCCATGCGCGCCGCGATGGCAGAGCGCATCGCGGCGATGTGGGGCTTGAGCTTGGGCCGCTCGGCCACTAGCACT
Encoded here:
- a CDS encoding TIGR03792 family protein, producing MTLVLLSSQAGAVHAAFAEPDGSYDVVVVEHLRLKVPAEGRQAWLEAERGSWEPWLAQQEGFLDRQLVWDPATEEGTLLIRWIDREHWKAIPPQAVQAVQERFEQLAQAATGQSQGNPFPLVFEGELLPP